One genomic window of Octopus bimaculoides isolate UCB-OBI-ISO-001 chromosome 2, ASM119413v2, whole genome shotgun sequence includes the following:
- the LOC106869452 gene encoding nucleolar protein 12, producing MAPRNKASNTNRKTKVFIAFDENNRKNFLTGFRKRKKERQNKAKKMLEEKLKKERREIRKEKRELFKTMARESAIPEEIKHLLDPKVYDLDNHTVTVTDISEVDLSGQDGLRLGVNKALRDEKEPAETLTDPSEENTDEKVKNKKIFEEKLRNRIKKANDLQQRLKAKQKKKHVPRSDLDPKSRKDKMFQRKKK from the exons ATGGCTCCACGAAATAAAGCCTCAAATACAAATCGTAAAACCAAAGTTTTCATTGCATTTGACGAAAATAACAGAAA GAATTTCCTGACAGGTTTCAggaaacgaaagaaggaacgacaAAATAAAGCGAAAAAAATGTtggaagaaaaactgaaaaaagaaagaagagaaataaggaaagag aAACGAGAACTGTTCAAGACAATGGCACGAGAATCTGCAATTCCTGAAGAAATCAAACATCTTCTTGATCCCAAAGTTTATGATTTGGACAACCACACTGTAACAGTAACAGACATCTCAGAAGTTGACCTTTCTGGTCAAGATGGATTACGACTGGGAGTAAACAAG GCTCTTAGAGACGAAAAGGAACCAGCAGAAACCCTAACAGACCCATCAGAGGAGAATACTgatgaaaaagtgaaaaataagaaGATTTTTGAAGAGAAACTTCGCAATCG GATCAAAAAAGCCAATGATTTACAGCAAAGACTGAAagcaaaacagaagaaaaaacatgTCCCTCGAAGTGATTTGGACCCAAAGTCtagaaaagataaaatgtttcagagaaagaagaaataa
- the LOC106869409 gene encoding FAD-dependent oxidoreductase domain-containing protein 1 — protein sequence MFARKLLVRCYCSTKNGNKPPVPHFTAAGSHRSPWKILKDEFKSIKDGNLEMPEQKVPRESDIVIIGGGLMGSSVAYWLKQRNPKAYEITVVERDPSYTRAASALSCGGLRHQFSLPENVKLSMFTSQFLRNIKQYLSVLDMDPPDVQFNHQGYLFLATPAGSEQLAKNVKMQRENGAKIELLSRDLLAKKFPWLNVNGIELASYGLEGEGWFDSWTLIRALKQKNLSLGVRYVTGEAVGFDLTSYVEHSSEGLVTKNKLDCVQIKCDDGIYHTKFAIVVNCAGPWAGEVAEMAGIGHGKGLLSLPLPVEPRKRYVYVVHCPKGPGVDSPFVIDPTKMYFRREGFGGHYICGMSPTEVSSFVIHYKREIVKSAWAGFYDYNYADQNLIIGNHPYHRNMFFANGLSGHGIQHAPAIGRAIMECIIDGKFETIDLSRFTFERLLDDELIFEQGIV from the exons ATGTTCGCTCGAAAATTACTTGTAAGGTGTTATTGCAGCACTAAAAACGGCAACAAGCCTCCAGTACCACATTTTACTGCTGCCGGAAGTCATAGATCGCCGTGGAAGATCTTGAAGGAcgaatttaaatcgattaaagaTGGTAATTTGGAAATGCCAGAGCAGAAAGTACCCCGAGAATCTGATATTGTTATCATTGGGGGTGGGCTTATGGGATCGTCTGTGGCTTATTGGCTCAAACAAAGAAATCCGAAAGCCTATGAAATTACTGTTGTTGAAAGAGATCCATCG taCACGAGAGCTGCCAGTGCGTTGTCCTGTGGGGGACTACGTCACCAGTTTTCTTTACCCGAGAATGTGAAGCTTTCAATGTTTACTTCACAATTCCTTCGAAATATCAAGCAATATTTAAGTGTTTTAG ATATGGACCCTCCTGATGTTCAGTTCAATCATCAGGGATATTTATTCTTGGCCACACCTGCTGGATCAGAACAACTTGCAAAGAATGTCAAAATGCAGAG AGAAAATGGTGCCAAAATTGAACTACTGAGTCGTGATCTTCTGGCCAAAAAATTTCCTTGGCTGAATGTAAATGGAATTGAACTGGCCTCATATG GACTTGAAGGTGAAGGTTGGTTTGATTCATGGACTCTAATACGAgctctgaaacaaaaaaatttgtcTCTTGGTGTAAGATATGTCACTGGTGAAGCAGTTGGATTTGATCTGACATCATATGTTGAACATAGCAGTGAAGGTCTTGTAACAAAAAATAAGTTAGACTGTGTACAG aTAAAATGTGATGATGGAATTTACCACACAAAGTTTGCCATTGTGGTTAACTGTGCTGGACCTTGGGCTGGAGAGGTGGCAGAAATGGCAGGGATCGGACATGGTAAAGGCCTTTTGTCTCTGCCTTTGCCTGTGGAACCCAG AAAACGCTATGTTTATGTAGTCCACTGTCCAAAAGGCCCCGGTGTTGATTCTCCATTTGTCATAGATCCAACCAAAATGTATTTTCGACGAGAAGGATTTGGTGGACATTATATTTGTGGAATGTCGCCAACAGAAGTGAGTTCATTTGTAATACACTA TAAAAGAGAGATT gtgaaaagcgcttggGCTGGTTTCTATGATTACAATTACGCTGACCAAAATTTAATTATTGGAAATCACCCTTACCACAGGAATATGTTTTTCGCCAATGGTCTTAGTGGCCATGGCATTCAGCATGCCCCTGCCATTGGTCGTGCCATTATGGAATGCATCATTGATGGCAAGTTTGAAACTATAGATTTATCCAGATTTACATTTGAAAGACTGTTGGATGATGAACTTATATTTGAACAAGGAATTGTTTAA